One Treponema sp. J25 genomic window carries:
- a CDS encoding PQQ-binding-like beta-propeller repeat protein: protein MKRRGIKTVFFCLFIINIKLQSQEVIAKSKIASFPSTEASGILMLDTAPLVKDEYIILPGTKISYGGFARTDVIRVINKWNGSIVWERFIGELINDYYLVGNTIVVITEKNRLFAFKINDGQYSWSYPEKTIPISNNSRRYYIDPRKLKDLKVSLCGFVDNESLFLFDFKNQLIVRLNENGEEIEKVSISNIIKKYKIEDSIESMFLKCLIINENNEKRALISVGKKGTLFSNSQTYIVLFDITTGMELNFYLIPEMVSSIYCFHEKNSLIVRSKNRILLLDFNLNKKNEILLEHTYHEYGYEYMNNERLLLYGLGGIGCYDKKGKLLWDFPKGSKSILANIKNIIDFGALQAVEKPLMCDDLVLVKSDNKIFFLNKDDGNVLKEFVFEQDFPLKRDLYYILFSARCPLIELDKKEKLYGVFLTKIEEYKNNSGLFEETRYNYSDWYYVIKL from the coding sequence ATGAAAAGAAGAGGAATAAAAACAGTTTTTTTTTGTCTTTTTATTATTAATATTAAGCTCCAGTCGCAAGAAGTTATAGCAAAATCAAAGATAGCAAGTTTCCCGAGTACAGAAGCAAGTGGTATTCTTATGCTTGATACCGCGCCATTGGTAAAAGACGAGTATATTATTTTGCCGGGGACAAAGATTTCGTATGGAGGTTTTGCTCGTACTGATGTAATACGAGTTATTAATAAATGGAATGGTTCTATTGTGTGGGAGCGATTTATTGGAGAGCTTATAAATGACTATTATCTTGTTGGAAATACGATTGTAGTAATAACTGAAAAAAACAGGCTATTTGCATTTAAAATAAATGATGGCCAATATAGCTGGTCTTATCCTGAAAAAACGATACCTATTTCTAATAATAGTAGAAGATATTATATTGATCCAAGGAAACTAAAAGATTTAAAAGTTTCTCTGTGTGGTTTTGTGGATAATGAGAGTTTATTTTTGTTTGATTTTAAAAACCAGTTAATAGTTAGGCTGAATGAGAATGGAGAAGAGATAGAAAAAGTATCTATTTCTAATATCATAAAAAAGTATAAAATAGAAGACTCTATAGAATCGATGTTTTTAAAATGTCTTATCATTAACGAAAATAATGAAAAAAGAGCTCTGATTTCTGTAGGGAAAAAAGGAACTCTTTTTAGCAATTCTCAGACATATATTGTGCTTTTTGATATTACAACGGGAATGGAATTGAATTTTTATCTTATTCCTGAAATGGTTTCCAGTATATACTGTTTTCATGAGAAAAATTCTCTGATTGTAAGAAGCAAAAATAGAATACTTCTCTTAGATTTTAATTTAAACAAAAAAAACGAGATACTTTTGGAGCATACATATCATGAGTATGGTTATGAATATATGAATAATGAAAGACTCCTCTTATATGGTCTAGGGGGCATTGGTTGTTATGATAAAAAAGGTAAGCTTTTATGGGATTTCCCTAAAGGTTCAAAAAGTATTTTAGCAAATATAAAAAATATAATAGACTTTGGGGCCTTGCAAGCAGTTGAGAAACCTTTGATGTGTGACGACCTAGTCCTTGTAAAAAGTGATAATAAAATATTCTTTTTGAATAAAGACGATGGGAATGTTTTAAAGGAATTTGTTTTTGAGCAAGATTTCCCTCTAAAAAGGGATTTGTATTATATACTGTTTAGTGCTCGGTGTCCTCTAATAGAGCTAGATAAAAAGGAGAAATTATATGGGGTTTTTCTTACAAAAATAGAAGAGTATAAGAATAACTCTGGTTTGTTTGAAGAGACAAGATACAACTATTCAGATTGGTATTACGTAATAAAATTGTAA